The sequence GGGTTCTCTTACCGCTTTACCTATTATCGAGACACAGGCGGGTGATGTATCCGCCTATATCCCGACTAATGTTATCTCCATCACTGACGGGCAGATTTACCTGGAATCAGACCTCTTTAATGCCGGACAAAGGCCGGCGTTGAATGTTGGTTTATCGGTCTCCCGGGTAGGAAGCGCTGCCCAGACCAAGGCGATGAAGCAGGTAGCGGGCAGGCTCAGGCTGGAGCTGGCCCAGTACCGGGAACTGGCTGCCTTCGCTCAGTTTGGTACTTCCGAGCTGGACCAGGCAACCAGAGACCAGCTTGAGCGTGGACGGCGCGTTACCGAGGTACTGAAACAGGGTCAGTACAGTCCGATACCGGGGGCGCAGCAGGTTATGATTCTATATGCGGCCATCAACGGTTATCTGGATGATGTTGACGTTGACCAGATCAGCGCTTTTGAGGTCAACTTTAGCCGGTTCATGGATATCAGCCACCATGAGATAATCGATAGTATTGTCAAGACAAAGGATATTATCGCAGAGACGGCGGAGGCCTTGAAGGCGGCTATTGTAGAGTTCAAGCAGGGAGCAAAATTATCAGCGTGAGGACGAAGATTGGCTAATATCCGTTTAGTTCGACGCCGGATACGGGGCATTCAGAGCATTGCCAAGATTACCCGGGCTATGGAGATGATTGCCACCTCCAAGATGAGGCGAACACAGGAGCGTAGTTTGGCCGGTCGCCCCTATGCGGAGAAGATTCGCCAGGTGATTGCTGACCTGGCCGCTCTACCGGCTGAGGGCAGGGAGTTGCACCCCTTGATGCAGCGCCGGCCGGTGAATAAAATCGCCATAGTGCATATTACCCCTGACCGCGGTCTGTGCGGCGGGCTTATCGCCAATATCAACCGCCTTACGGCTGCTTTTATACTGGAGAGAAATGTCCCGAGTACGGTTATCAATGTTGGTCGTAAGGGACTGGACTTTATGCGGCGGCACGGACGTGATATTCGCGCTGAATTCACCTGGCTGGGTGACCAGCCGGGACTGCTCGATACCGTCCCGATTTCACGTGTTATCATTGATGACTACACTAACGGCGTTATTGACGCCGTCTATTTGTCTTACACCAAGTTTGTCTCGGTGATGGTACAGAAACCGGTGGTGGAGCCATTGCTGCCGGTAGAACCTGCGGAAATACCCGGCGTGCAGAATGTAGATTATATCTATGAATCAGGTTCGGATGTGGTGCTGGCCGGACTGCTGCCGCGGTTTGTGGAGATGGAGATCTATCATGCTATCCTGGAAGCTATCGCCAGCGAGCAGTCTGCCAGAATGGTGGCGATGCGGAACGCTACGGAAAGCGCCGGAGATCTGGTTGATGATTTGACCCTAATGTATAATAAAGCCCGCCAGGAGATGATCACTAAAGAACTCCTCGATATTACCGGCGGAGTGGCCGCCTTGCTTGGTTAGCGAATGACTTTTTCAATGGCAGGCACTGGCGGTATCTGAAGATGATAAGTACCCTGAAGTAAGAAAAGGTTGTGAGGTGAGAAATGGCAAAGGGTGAAGTAGTACAGGTAATCGGTACGGTAGTGGACGTTGAGTTCCCTCCGGACGCGTTGCCGTCACTTTTTAATGCTATCGAGGTTAACAGTGATGGCGAAAGGTTTGTGCTTGAAGTCCAAGAGCATATCGGCAATAACTGGGTGCGGTGTCTGTCACTATCGCCTACCGAGGGACTGCAGCGAGGCGTTGAGGCGGTAGATACCGGGGCGCCACTGAGTGTCCCGGTGGGTAAGTCCACCCTGGGGCGTTTGTTTAATGTTATGGGTGAACCTCTGGACAATCTCGGTGAGGTTAAAGCTGAAGAAAAGTGGCAAATCCATCGTGCTCCGCCGACCTTGGAGGAACAGGAGACTTCTACCGAGATGCTGGAGACCGGACTCAAGGTTATTGACCTGATCTGTCCCTTTACCAAGGGAGGCAAGGTAGGCGCTTATGGTGGCGCCGGAGTGGGCAAGACGGTTATTATTCAGGAGCTTATACGTAATATCGCCACGGAGCACGGGGGTTTCTCAGTCTTTACCGGTATCGGGGAGCGCTCTCGTGAGGGTAATGACCTGTGGCAGGAAATGAAGTCATCCGGGGTTATTGATAAGACCGTGCTGGTTTTCGGCCAGAT is a genomic window of Dehalococcoidales bacterium containing:
- the atpG gene encoding ATP synthase F1 subunit gamma; protein product: MANIRLVRRRIRGIQSIAKITRAMEMIATSKMRRTQERSLAGRPYAEKIRQVIADLAALPAEGRELHPLMQRRPVNKIAIVHITPDRGLCGGLIANINRLTAAFILERNVPSTVINVGRKGLDFMRRHGRDIRAEFTWLGDQPGLLDTVPISRVIIDDYTNGVIDAVYLSYTKFVSVMVQKPVVEPLLPVEPAEIPGVQNVDYIYESGSDVVLAGLLPRFVEMEIYHAILEAIASEQSARMVAMRNATESAGDLVDDLTLMYNKARQEMITKELLDITGGVAALLG